One segment of Candidatus Hydrogenedentota bacterium DNA contains the following:
- the pilO gene encoding type 4a pilus biogenesis protein PilO, whose product MEALKGKVTPKDWMAVGAVLAVVAAILALYIFFVSVKQNAKLEALTADIAAIRRDLQEAQQKEKNIAKLREETEKIQNLVSDFEKRLPSQREIPTLVRQFESMANEVGLSHALKPEAPIRDERKETIPYSITTYGTFHQTASFVNRLERFERYLKVSNLKMEEEKDGVSKATFTLSTYRFLAPAQKAAPAQQTASSTTPQPGGNS is encoded by the coding sequence ATGGAAGCGCTCAAGGGTAAAGTTACTCCGAAGGACTGGATGGCGGTCGGCGCCGTGTTGGCGGTGGTTGCCGCAATTCTTGCGCTCTACATCTTTTTCGTCAGTGTGAAGCAGAACGCCAAACTCGAGGCGCTTACAGCCGATATCGCGGCAATTCGGCGGGATCTTCAGGAAGCGCAGCAAAAGGAAAAGAATATCGCGAAGCTCCGCGAAGAGACGGAGAAGATTCAGAATCTCGTGAGCGACTTCGAGAAACGCCTCCCGTCGCAGCGCGAGATTCCTACGTTAGTGCGCCAGTTCGAGTCGATGGCGAATGAGGTGGGCCTGTCGCACGCACTAAAGCCCGAGGCCCCCATTCGCGACGAGCGCAAGGAAACGATCCCCTATAGCATCACGACGTATGGCACGTTTCACCAGACCGCGAGTTTCGTCAACCGGCTGGAGCGATTCGAGCGCTATCTGAAAGTCTCGAATCTGAAAATGGAAGAAGAGAAGGACGGCGTCTCCAAGGCGACGTTTACGCTCAGCACGTACCGTTTCCTCGCGCCCGCGCAGAAGGCCGCACCCGCGCAGCAAACGGCGTCCAGCACGACGCCGCAGCCGGGAGGCAACTCGTGA